One segment of Halomonas sp. TD01 DNA contains the following:
- a CDS encoding MBL fold metallo-hydrolase, with translation MLIKTLSSSLFVATAFIAGSAFAESGSQETTQQVQQIRNATVKITYGDTTFLVDPMLAEQGAYPGFENTYRSELRNPLVGLPMPVEEITDGVDAIIVTHTHLDHWDDAAQELLPKDMPLFAQNAADAELIRAQGFSDVRILDGEAEFGGVTLHKTGGQHGSDTLYAVPELAETLGEVMGVVFEAPGQKTTYLVGDTVWRDEVEQALERYNPDVIVLNTGAAELTSFEGDPIIMGKEDTLRTHQAAPNASIIAVHMDAVNHMTLSRDELAEYVQEEGLQEHVLIPADGEVISF, from the coding sequence GCATTTGCAGAGTCAGGCTCTCAGGAGACAACGCAGCAGGTGCAGCAGATTCGCAATGCAACGGTGAAAATCACCTATGGGGACACCACCTTTTTGGTGGACCCGATGCTGGCCGAGCAGGGCGCTTATCCTGGCTTCGAAAATACCTACCGTAGCGAGTTGCGTAACCCGCTGGTGGGGCTGCCCATGCCCGTTGAGGAGATAACCGACGGCGTCGACGCCATCATCGTTACTCACACACACCTCGACCACTGGGACGATGCTGCCCAGGAGCTACTGCCGAAGGACATGCCCCTGTTTGCACAGAATGCTGCCGATGCTGAGCTTATTCGCGCTCAGGGTTTCAGCGATGTGCGTATTTTGGACGGTGAGGCGGAATTTGGTGGAGTGACACTGCATAAAACGGGCGGTCAGCATGGCTCTGACACTCTCTACGCTGTGCCTGAATTGGCGGAAACCCTCGGTGAAGTGATGGGCGTGGTCTTCGAGGCGCCGGGACAGAAGACAACCTATTTAGTCGGCGATACCGTGTGGCGTGACGAGGTAGAGCAGGCACTGGAGCGCTATAACCCCGACGTGATCGTGCTGAATACTGGCGCCGCCGAGTTAACCAGTTTTGAAGGTGATCCCATTATTATGGGTAAAGAAGACACGCTGCGCACCCATCAGGCAGCCCCCAATGCGTCGATCATCGCGGTGCATATGGACGCCGTGAACCATATGACGCTAAGCCGTGACGAGCTGGCCGAATACGTGCAGGAAGAGGGTCTCCAGGAACACGTATTGATTCCCGCCGACGGCGAAGTCATCTCCTTTTAA
- a CDS encoding LysR family transcriptional regulator: protein MDLNALRVFERVAATGSFTATARHFHRAVSSISRQIQGLEEDVGQPLFYRHTRAVALTEAGWRYYEEVRDILEQLDFATEALAHPNAEPSGMLRINAPVAFGQRQIVPLLHRFQDRYPSIKAELQLNDHVVDPVREGHDITFRVGNLADSSLVARRLAPMNYVIVASPSYLQAHGEPESPEALANHNCLIYQGEMGRQRWYFQAPDQTSAKPFEVTGNLYSNDAISLVHAALLGQGLVMFPTWLIADELKAGTLVALLEYWRCEVMPGRRDIHVLTTERRLRSRKVRVFLDYLFESLAPLPPWD, encoded by the coding sequence GCGTGTCGCTGCGACGGGAAGCTTCACCGCTACCGCTCGCCACTTCCATCGAGCGGTTTCTTCCATTTCTAGGCAGATCCAAGGCTTGGAAGAGGACGTAGGTCAGCCGTTGTTTTACCGGCATACCCGAGCCGTGGCACTTACCGAGGCGGGGTGGCGTTACTACGAAGAAGTACGCGATATTCTAGAGCAGCTCGACTTCGCCACAGAGGCCTTGGCGCACCCCAATGCTGAGCCCAGCGGCATGCTACGCATTAATGCCCCGGTAGCGTTTGGTCAGCGTCAGATTGTGCCCCTGCTTCATCGCTTTCAAGACCGGTACCCTTCCATCAAGGCCGAACTGCAACTCAACGACCACGTGGTCGATCCGGTTCGCGAAGGGCACGACATCACCTTTCGCGTGGGCAATCTCGCAGACTCATCGCTAGTCGCGCGCCGTCTAGCACCGATGAATTACGTGATCGTGGCGTCGCCGAGCTATCTTCAAGCACACGGTGAGCCCGAATCGCCGGAGGCACTCGCTAATCACAATTGCCTGATCTATCAGGGCGAGATGGGCCGCCAGCGATGGTACTTTCAGGCACCGGATCAAACGAGCGCCAAGCCTTTCGAAGTCACCGGCAACCTTTACAGCAACGATGCTATCAGCTTGGTCCATGCGGCCCTTTTGGGGCAGGGGCTGGTGATGTTTCCAACCTGGCTAATTGCTGACGAGCTCAAAGCCGGGACATTGGTCGCACTGCTTGAATACTGGCGCTGCGAGGTCATGCCCGGGCGACGCGACATCCACGTGCTTACCACCGAACGCCGTCTTCGTTCACGCAAGGTTCGCGTTTTTCTCGACTACTTGTTCGAGTCGCTGGCTCCCCTTCCTCCTTGGGATTAA